DNA from Babylonia areolata isolate BAREFJ2019XMU chromosome 32, ASM4173473v1, whole genome shotgun sequence:
gtgtgtgggtgaggcTGATGACAGTGACAGGACGTCAATCACTGGCcattcactgttcttcgtgtCCACACTACCGGTATtatcacagtgacagagagagagaggcagacagacagacacacaaacacagatagaaagaTCCGCCAGAGATAGATAGAAGGGTAGGATGACGTAGGATTTCCGCATTGActctggctgactggctgactcagGTTAAAGAACACGGTTACTCCCAACACTTGAGATGCTTGCAGTTTCACAGAGCGTGAAATAAACGGCGTGAAGAACAAGCAGTATGCATCTATAGATACAattcggggaggggggttggagggggcgggggggagaaggGCAAAGAGGGgtgaggtggagaaagagaggggggagggaaagacatcGCTAtacagagagaatggggagaggagagggggagctAGCGGAGggagttaggagagagagagagagagagaacactaaacactgtaatgtttaatgtcattagctgtaaagttctagtgacatagtagaccTGTACAAATCTGAACATTAATGGTGCAAAACagttaaaatggaacagaaaggaacaacagaattgaaacacTTTAGTACTTTGTcgtaagctttaaaaaaaaaaaagcccatgtgGCAGGGGgatactgtgcctttttttccctgtcgttcgtctccaagatttggacagtacacaggaaacaaggTATATTTAAATCATATAATAAGTATTTGAGCATgtgacatcagagagagagagaggagggagaggatgagaaaACGAGAGGGTGGAATGTGCAGTCTCttaccttccttctcctcttctcccctcccccctccctttttttttctcctgttcacCTCCCTCCATTTTTCCCATGCCGTCTaagctctttctcctcctcttcctctttcttcccatCCTCTCGCccatcccttctcctcctcctcctaaccccAGAGTTTTGCCGTGCAGATCCATTCCAAAAGGAAAAAAGACACGCAGAGTCCCTCAGCCACTGGAGAGGCGTTTTCCACCAGAGGGACCTCAGTCATCTCCAGCGCGATGTGTCCGCAGACAGCAACGTCAGAGGGCGCCACAGACAGAAGAGGCAGATCCTCTACTTCGTCCTCAACTTCCTGGGAGAGGAAGCCATCCGCAGCTACGTCAAAGACACCAAAACTGAAGACATTCCCCAGCTGATGACGTCAGTGGGGGCAGACGAAATCCTCTACATCGTGTCCACCCTGCCCCCGGAGGAGATCATGCGCGTGCTGACGTCCATCCCTGCTGACGACGTTCTGAAGCTGGCGGCCCGCATGACCCAGCCGCAGCTGATGCAGTTACTGGGTTTCGTGCCCAAGGAGGGGTTAACGAACCTGACCGAGGCCTTCAACCCGGATCAGCTGCAGCACCTGGTGATGATGCTGCCTCCGGAAGGCATTGTGAACCTGACGAGGACCGTGCCACCGCCGCAGGCCAAAAAGCTGCTTAAGTCCATGTCCCCAGAAGGGATATTCAATCTGACCCAGTCCATGGACTCCAAAACACTGGTGGAGCTGATGGACGTGCTGCCACCAGACATCGTACTAGAGCTGACCAAGACGCTGAGTCCACAGAATCTGGACCGACTGCTCAAATCGCTGCCTCCCGAGGTGCTGGTGACGctcatcacctccctccctcccgacaTCATTTCCCAGCTGATCGTCAGTCTCCCCCCAGGATTTGTGGAGTCCTTCCTCGGAGACATCACTCCCAACCAGCTGAGAAAAATGGTGGGGTCCATCACGGCTGAGCAGGTGGCGAAGCTGTTGACGTCATTTCCTGCCACCCACGTGCCTGACGTTAGCAGTCTGCTGAAGCCCGACATGATCCAGGCCGTGCTGGAAGCGCTGCCCAAGGACCTGGTGGGGAACCTGACCGCGATCATCTCACCGCAAGTGTTTTCCAGCATGATTTCCTCCATCCCTGAGGACAAGATCCTGCAGGTGATGTCTTATGTGTCCACGGATCAGATGGTGGACTTGTTGAAGACCATCCCTCCTCAGGCTATGGGTCGTCTGGTGATGGCAGTGCCACCTCAAACACTGGTCTCCTTGTCCGAGAGTTTACCTGTGGACATGATCGTCAACCTCACTATAGCTATGGCACAGGACCGCAAAGGTATGACCCAGCTGATGAACAGCATCCTGTCTCCAGAACTCGTCAGCAAATTTTCTGGATCTGGTTCTTTCCCCAAGGATCTCATCCTGGAGGTTCTGGGCAAACTCCCCGATCAAACCATTGCCGACGTGGCTGCTGCATTACCCGTGAAAAAAGCGTatgatgtgttcagtgctgtatCAAAAGATCTCCCAGCAGTCCAAATGGATGTGCTGTTGAACGAAATTCCATCAGAGTTGCTGGTGAAAGTGGTGAATGCCGTCCCGCCCGAGGTGGTGGCTGACATGTCAGGGAAGCTGACAAAGAACCAGCTGAAGAAGATCGTTCGTCACGTCACACCGGAGATGGTGCAACTTCTTGTAACTGTCATCCCTCCTCCTTTGATGATCAAAATGGCTCAGGCCTTACCAGAGAACGTCGTGTCCATTGTGCTCAACGTGCTTCCGCCCAAACACGTCGGGAAACTGGTGAAGGCTGTGCCCATGGACACCATCAAATCCCTGATGGACATTGTGCTAAATAAAGATCCCACAGTGCATTCGCCTCGGAATATAACGGCCATCACCCAGAAAGTAGCCAGTATTCTTCTCTCGGTGCCAGACGACACACTCACCAAACTCATTAAAGCCATCCCCCGGGATGTCGTTCTGGGCGTTCTGGACTACCTCCCCCAACAGGCCATAGCGGAAGGGGCTGCCTTACTGTCAGGAGAAGAAGGTGCACCGATAGCCTCTGCTATCCCCGTCGAAGTTATGGCTTACGCTGTCTCCATCATCCCTCCTGAAAGCATCGTGAAGATGATCGATGCTGTGCCACAGGAGACGATGGGGGCGTTCGCTGACATGATCATGGATGTACCTCAGGATCGGATCAAGGCCTTCTTTGCACAAGTGCAGGTAGCGGCTCTGAGGAACATCGTCATGAAACTGCCAGCCAATACTATCGAGAAGTTGGCTGGTTCTGTGCCGCCTGAGAACCTGGGAAAATTGGTGCAACTTTTTTCTCCAGTTGCTGTGGCCCCCATCATGGAGTCCCTGCGTCCGAGAGAACTCAGGAGACTTATCAAGTAGGtgtagattttgttttgtttgttgttgaagttgttttgttgttgtgttgttgatggtatTGCACCATGACTTCTGTCATGAAGGGAATGACTTCTGTCGTGGAGTCTCTTCACATGAAAGTAATCACAgtctcggttgttgttgtttttccgtctTCATTATCGTTGATGCTGATAAACTGCTGTCATGGTTGTATTTTGGATGAAGTTAATGTTTTGTTaagtttattgttattatcgttgttgttttttgcatgtatCTGTCGATGTAACGTGACCAATATTGTGTTGTATGCTCTCTGAGTCATGTTAAACAAATGGAGTGTCTGGTGACGACATTTCCTGAAGAAAGATGACTGCGCGGACAATGCTGGTTTTTATCTCAGGCAGCAACCACAGCACACAGGAGGGCTTTTCAAACAGGGCACAGTGTTATCATACAGCAAACATGGAACTTTCGTATCTGCTGACCAGCTTGGACATTGACCATGGTCAGCTGAGtctgacagaaaaacagacagacacattgtcTAGCAGGACAGAAATGGAGAAGCGATAGAGAGgggtaaacgagagagagaagggggggggataaaaaacaATCCATAAAAAAAACAGGAATGAGACAAAATAAAACcgactgaagcacacacacacacacacacacacacacacacacacacatgtatacacacacacacacacacacacacacacatgtatacactcacacacacacacacacacacaccttcactccctccccctctcacacacacacacacacctcttcactccctccccctcacacacacacagacacacacacacacacacacacacacacaccagtaggaGAAAGCATTTGAGAAGTAGGTATGCTTGTTGTTTGTCTAAAATGTTTTATTGATATGTGTTCATGTTCCGTTTATAATGCTTGTTTGGTAACGCCCGTGTTAGTGTAAACTTCGTGTTATGTCATCCTTATGTAGCCAAGTGCGCTGCTTGGGTCCCGAGACTGACATGGCAACTGACCAACTGACCCTTTAGCATATGACGCAATGTGCACTATCCTCCTCGCAGAGCCAAAATTTTAACGGACAAGaggctgggtgggagggggttgttgcATGGGAGTCGTGTGGATGTTACAGGGACAACAGGATAATGAGTTCTTACGCAGGCAGAAACATGTGGAGGCAGCCCAAGTAATTTGTTATTTTATTCACAAAAGTTACTTGAAGTTATGCTGTTTGCTCGTCAAAACAGCTATGTTCAGTTTGTTTAACGATGTTGGTTGATTTAGAAAGGGGCTTTCGTGCAAGACAGCATGAAAGGTAATGGAGCAGTTATAGACCCCTGTTGGATACCCATGGTAATACTAATAGACGTAAAGGCGGACAAAGACTTATCAGCTTTTGTCATCGCCTGCATGCTcagttactttttctttctttttttctgattataTTATGTCGCATTTTAACTGATCATCCACGCTTCACAAGTACGTGTCATTGTTATCTGGGGTGAAACAAATGTGAGATCAATAGAACATGTGTAATGGATCGATGCATCCGTAATTCTAGTCCTTCATCCATTATTTAATCGTACGAGGGAGGAATCCACTATGCTGTCCGCAAAATGACCATTTTATACTTTCTGACAACGTCTAATACCCTGACGACGGTATGAGCATCAGTACATGCTTTGGTAAAACATTTGTTAAACAAATACAATAGAAAACCAAACAACCCTACCGACACGTACATGTAACCCCAATTCCCTCTTCTTATTCATAACCCAGCGAGTcttttttccatgtgtgtttcAGGTCGGTGAACATGACAACCGTGATCAGCCTGCTGTCATCCATTCCCCAGGACGTGCTGGTCAACCTGAGCCAGGCCCTTCCCCCAGAGCAGATCGGCAAGCTGATGACGGCCATCTCCCCAGAGCTCATCGACCAGCTAGTCAGCCACCTGGACCCTTCCAAAATGGTGACCCTCATGAAGTCCCCGGGGTTTCTGGAAAACTTGCTTGGTTCATTTCCTGCTGGTACGTCTGGTGTTGATtggctgttttctcttctctgtccaatgtttggtttctctgtctgtctctttgtatgtcccATGTCGCTCGGGTAGCCATTTTAGCCGAggcaggtggtggggaggggggggggagtgaggttggaggtagggtggagagggggttcgCTGTTTTTTCCTGCAGTGTGTCTTATATCTGTCCTTGTGTTCTCGTTGGTAAAGATTCTCTCATTCTGGGTGGCTCACGCATCAGAAAGTGGAAGTGGAAGGTGAAATAAGCCGAAAGTCTAGCCTCAACCAGTACACAGGCCTGGAACGCCCTCCAATTTAtgacacattttttgttgtttttacaacaCTTTTTGACTCTGAGTTAAGAAGATATTCTGCTATACTCGGATGTGTCTCTGTTTACGCCCATCATTCTATCTAAAGATTTCggcctgtccatctctctctctctctctctctctctctctcatgctcactCTCACGAatgactcccccccacccttcttcagCCTTCATCTGTCACACCCCATCACCCATAGATTTcgctttctcccccaccccttcctctctcctccctttcgcACACTTATTTTTGACACATCTTCATGTCCTCTTTGTTCACAGGTCAGATGATGGCCGTGTTGAAGTCCATCCCTCCTCAGGCCATTGATCGTCTGATGACGGCAGTTCCTCCAGAAGCGCTGGTCTCCTTGTCCAAACGTTTGCCTGTGGACTTGATCGTCAATCTCACCATAGCTTTGGCACAGGACCGCAAAGGCATGACCCAGCTGATGAACAACATCCTGTCTCCAGACCTCGTCAGCAATTTCTcaggttctggttctggttctttccCCAAGGATCTCATTCTGGAGATTCTGGGCAAACTTCCCGATCAAACCATTGCCAACTTGTCTGCTGCGTTACCCGTGAAAAAAGTGTTTGACATGCTCAACACCATGTCGGTAGATTTCTCCGCGTTGGACGTGCTGTTGAAGGAGATTCCATCAGAGTTGCTGGTGAAAGTGGTGAACGCCGTCCCTCCCAAGGTGGTGGCTGACATGTCAGAGAAGCTGACGAAGAACCAGCTGAAGAAGATCGTTCGTCACGTCACCCCGGAGATGGTGCAACTTCTGATGACTGCCATGTCCCCCGAGGCGATGGTGAAGACCGCTCAGGCCTTGCCGGAGAACGTGGTGTCCATAGTGCTCAACGTGCTTCCCCCGAAACATTTCGGGAAGCTGGTGAAGGCCGTTCCCATGGACACCATCAAAGCCCTGATGGACATCGTGCTGACTGAGGACCCTGTGGAGCACTCCCCGGAACTCATCGTGGCCACCACCGAGAAAGTGGCCAACATTCTGCTCTCAGTCCCGCAGGACACACTGACCAAGCTCATCAAAGCCATCCCTCGCGACGTCCTTCTGGGCGTCATAGACTCCCTCCCACCTCAAGCCATCGCGGAGGGAGCTGCCATCCTGTCCGGAGAAGAAGGCGTTCCAATAGCGTCAGCTCTCCCCCTGGAAGCCATCGCTTACACGCTGTCCATCATCCCCCCTGAGAGCATCGTGAAGATGATCGACGCTCTCCCGCAGCGGACGATCGGAGCTTTCGCCAACATGATCATGAAGGTGCCCCAGAGTCGGATCGAGGCCTTCTTTGGGCGGGTGCAGGTAGGGGCCCTGAGGAACATCGTCACCAAGCTGCCGCCCAGGACTATCGAGAAGCTGGCCAGTTCCGTGCCGCCGGGTACCCTTGGCAAAATGGTGCAGTCGTTCTCGCCCGTCACCGTGGCTCCTATCATGGAGTCCCTGCGTCCCAGAGAGCTCAGGAGACTTatcaggtgggtggtggtgttttggtggttttgttgttgttttgttggttctggttgttttagtgtgtgtgtgtgtgtgtatgtgtgtggggagggggggtggggagttaatGGTAGAAAGGGCGTGTGTTTGGGTGATTGTTGGGCGTGTTGTATTCTGCAGTGTGAATAAGCGTTGGGAATGGGTTCcaacgttgtgtgtgtatgtctgtgtgtgtgtctcgctgtgtaGAAACGTGTTTTGTGTAACGCCCGTCCCACCCACCACACTGCCCCTGCCAgaagaaagatcacacacacacacacacacacacacacacagacacacgcacacacacacacagacacacgcacacacacacacacacacacacacacacacacgcacacacattctaatatcactgacagtggaAAGACGTCTAACTGAAGACTAACACACGAAgactcttttcttctctccaatGTTTTGCTTGGGTATCttcacctgcctgtctgcctttctcggGTCTTTATCGCTCcattcctgtctctccttcttcttccaccgtTTCTCCCTCTGTTCTTCTTCCCCGTTTTCCTTGTTCTCTTTGAACTCTCTCCTCTTTTATTCTAttcctttgtttctttatctccccttccctttctgccTTTCTGGTCTTCATCGCTTCCGCtttgtatagatctctctctcccccttccagcctctctttccctctctctctcttttctccctctctctctctctctctctctctctctctctctgcctaccttcctctgtctctgtcccttgattctctgtctctatctgtctctctctgtctgtctgtctttgtctctctctctctctctctctctctctctctctctctctctcctcccctctcccctccccgtaTTCCTCGCTCTCTTTGAACTGTCTCCTCTTTTATTtcgtctctttgtttctttatctctcgTTCCCTTTCTGCGGCTTTCTGGTCTTCATCGCTTCCGTCTTGTGtagatctatctctctgtatccggTACCCCGCCAGCCtcggtctctttccctcccctctctgtttcttctctccttctctctctccctctgtctccctctctctctctctctttctgtctgt
Protein-coding regions in this window:
- the LOC143276601 gene encoding uncharacterized protein LOC143276601, which gives rise to MDTGQTRLAAATVCACDDDDEAKKREVEECCSNVGWRNKKTMMMKKRRRNIASVSMVSGGSGVMWGGSVVMGMVCVFVLLLAQVQMGECSDPFQKEKRHAESLSHWRGVFHQRDLSHLQRDVSADSNVRGRHRQKRQILYFVLNFLGEEAIRSYVKDTKTEDIPQLMTSVGADEILYIVSTLPPEEIMRVLTSIPADDVLKLAARMTQPQLMQLLGFVPKEGLTNLTEAFNPDQLQHLVMMLPPEGIVNLTRTVPPPQAKKLLKSMSPEGIFNLTQSMDSKTLVELMDVLPPDIVLELTKTLSPQNLDRLLKSLPPEVLVTLITSLPPDIISQLIVSLPPGFVESFLGDITPNQLRKMVGSITAEQVAKLLTSFPATHVPDVSSLLKPDMIQAVLEALPKDLVGNLTAIISPQVFSSMISSIPEDKILQVMSYVSTDQMVDLLKTIPPQAMGRLVMAVPPQTLVSLSESLPVDMIVNLTIAMAQDRKGMTQLMNSILSPELVSKFSGSGSFPKDLILEVLGKLPDQTIADVAAALPVKKAYDVFSAVSKDLPAVQMDVLLNEIPSELLVKVVNAVPPEVVADMSGKLTKNQLKKIVRHVTPEMVQLLVTVIPPPLMIKMAQALPENVVSIVLNVLPPKHVGKLVKAVPMDTIKSLMDIVLNKDPTVHSPRNITAITQKVASILLSVPDDTLTKLIKAIPRDVVLGVLDYLPQQAIAEGAALLSGEEGAPIASAIPVEVMAYAVSIIPPESIVKMIDAVPQETMGAFADMIMDVPQDRIKAFFAQVQVAALRNIVMKLPANTIEKLAGSVPPENLGKLVQLFSPVAVAPIMESLRPRELRRLIKSVNMTTVISLLSSIPQDVLVNLSQALPPEQIGKLMTAISPELIDQLVSHLDPSKMVTLMKSPGFLENLLGSFPAGQMMAVLKSIPPQAIDRLMTAVPPEALVSLSKRLPVDLIVNLTIALAQDRKGMTQLMNNILSPDLVSNFSGSGSGSFPKDLILEILGKLPDQTIANLSAALPVKKVFDMLNTMSVDFSALDVLLKEIPSELLVKVVNAVPPKVVADMSEKLTKNQLKKIVRHVTPEMVQLLMTAMSPEAMVKTAQALPENVVSIVLNVLPPKHFGKLVKAVPMDTIKALMDIVLTEDPVEHSPELIVATTEKVANILLSVPQDTLTKLIKAIPRDVLLGVIDSLPPQAIAEGAAILSGEEGVPIASALPLEAIAYTLSIIPPESIVKMIDALPQRTIGAFANMIMKVPQSRIEAFFGRVQVGALRNIVTKLPPRTIEKLASSVPPGTLGKMVQSFSPVTVAPIMESLRPRELRRLIRSVNTTTLSNLLTAIPQDVLVNLSQALPPDQIAKLMTAIPPELINQLVSHLDPTSMVALMKSMPPQVIENVLNALPTDLLVNMTKLLPPAQIQELMNLLPQDLIGKMVTVLPKEVLVDLVQAFDADAMLSMMGKLSSEQLMDILATLPPQVVLNITKSQTPEQTMKLLETLPPDGIVNLTNVMPTDVMLEMMQSVPPEGLLNLIGSMPLKDLFTLATKLNADQMKRVMEQFSADPNLIPSLLASVDMERMMSMVEAVPTDLLLSLAESVDMGMVMGLMQRFMPKVQQMVLQKMDQGLQQLGRNSTVTFQQCLADLGYVGHSLFNFSMWAFNFVDASGKPGRGMLEGNIHMFGNFDQCKKIRHVIEGGARDGDVIAGSYCHVQFDIPMEALPPIPGDGILPMPEIAMDVCLPDTCQDFDLYHLLKTVRLPMNVTIPRVACQKDVYITEDPAAIIVCVVIFIIVFIVTLGTVIDVVFMRRSHALGNGSGVGDDSNHNHSHSKYSAPPPLVQNGHTPLAKRANGARTSTNGDTEDDLEKEKMLPPPAGDNNGTMELTEMKPMMKKNGGGGGEGINDGDSSMHSYTPERSIRVNRGVGTIPDDRIWLQVAKAFSISNSLSTLLSCRHGDSTIRCLHGIRVLSMLWIMFANTVSFAALYFENLLAAANDLISISSQVILNSTLAQDTFFAVSGVVTAVTFLGAVNHSGRLKFFHIIRYYAHRIVRVSPAYVVVLAVCALLIGYVADGPHWPPPLQEQCLNQWWSNLLFINNYFVSVEHMCMSWTWFLANLMQFYWVAPLVLVPFALSWRVWKIVGFAVIGALVALSMSVTVYLELNINADILRRQSEYFWQIFQQPWCRLSPFMLGLGLGYILIRLKFRFHMHKAVALTGWALAFATSTTLTLITYEENRYLLQDAAGWSVATRTVHETLQRPFWGLVVCWVVFACCTGNGGLINSVLSWRGFLPLSRLTYCVYLIHPVIIICDLLAYRVFAYFTISYVVFRYLGYVVVSYVAALVLSVLTETPALALEKVIVSALCKS